The DNA region GGCTTATCGGCCTCGATTGCCAGCTGCGCGCCGATCGCCGGCTCGTCCCAGGCGGCCCAGACGGCATCGATCTCGCCGCCCTGGCTCTTCAAGAGGTCTTCCATCGTCTTGCGCGCGTCGTCGATCGGACCGGGCACGACCATGTAGTGCTCGGCGACGACCTTGATGCCCGGATTGGCCTTCAGTGCCGCGTCGAGGGCGAGTTCACGCTGATGCACGCCGGGATGGGCGGAATAATAGAACTTGGCGATGTTGCCCTTGCCGCCGAGCTTCGCAAACAGGAAGTCGGACAGCTTGGTGCCGAGCTCGAAATTATCCGAAGTGACGTTGAGCACGACCCCCGGCGCGCTGGCACCATCGATCGTGACGACCGGGATGCCGGCAGCGGCGGCGGCGTTGACCTGATCCTGGATCTGCTTGGGATCGACGGATACGAGCACGATCGCGCCGACCTTGGCGGCGACGACATCCTCGATCCGGCTCGCCAGCGGGCCCATGTCGCCACGCGTGTCGACGAGGGTCGCGTTCCAGCCGGCCGCCTTGGCCT from Kaistia algarum includes:
- a CDS encoding sugar ABC transporter substrate-binding protein produces the protein MRAGMLALALAGLVAASPAAHAVDVAVLTPYQSSVATNQMIKVFDEKAKAAGWNATLVDTRGDMGPLASRIEDVVAAKVGAIVLVSVDPKQIQDQVNAAAAAGIPVVTIDGASAPGVVLNVTSDNFELGTKLSDFLFAKLGGKGNIAKFYYSAHPGVHQRELALDAALKANPGIKVVAEHYMVVPGPIDDARKTMEDLLKSQGGEIDAVWAAWDEPAIGAQLAIEADKPDSKIIIAGIDGNPQAVELIKSCSHIKGTVSQDFDAMAGLAADGLAKILAGEKPEKAELFAPAKLITPETLGVTCP